ATACAAGAAACTACTATGGCTCAGTCATCACAGACTCGCTGGACTATATCGACGTCAAGTCGAGCCTGCAAATAGGGATCAGAAGTCCTGAGGCAGAGGAACTGGTCAATTTGAAAAAACATGGACTTCGGGCAATCTCGCCTCTGGACGTGGTGGAAAACGGCATCAGAGAGGTATCAAAAATCATCAAAGATACCACAAAGGGCAATGTGTACGTGTCGTTTGACATGGACTGCCTGGATCCGGCATACGCGCCAGGGGTTTCGGTTCCAGTCCCAATAGGACTTGAAAGTCAGGACTGCACGTATCTTCTAAAGGGAATAGCGTCGCGAGGACTGATCGGAATGGACATCATGGAGGTGTGCCCGGCCCACGATCTGAACGATGTGACGTCGCATCTTGCGTCAAGAATCATCGGCGAAGTGGTTTCTTCCTGTAAGGTATAATTAGGCAAAATAAAGATACCAAAATATGCACACAGTAAAGATTCCAAAGATAATTAATTTCGGTAAAGACGCATTATCGCAAGCAGAATATCCAAGAAATGCCCTAGTCATCACCACTGCACCACCGCCAATCTCTCAAAAATGGCTAGGCAAGATGGGCATCAAGGACTACATGCTGTACGACAAAGTAGAGCCAGAACCGTCAATTGAGACAGTTCAAGCAGTGATTTCCGAGTTTAAGCCAAAGAATCCGTCGTGCGTGATTGGGTTGGGCGGCGGCAGCTCACTTGATGTTGCAAAATATTCCGCAGCAGAGATGAAGCTTGAGAAGATCCTCATCCCGACCACATTTGGAACTGGCGCCGAGATGACCACATATTGCGTTCTAAAGTTTGATGGGAAAAAGAAATTGTTGCGCGAAGACCGCTTCTTGGCAGACAAGGCAGTAGTCGATGCGTATTTCATGGAAGGTACGCCGGAACAGATTGTCAAAAACTCTGTGTGTGATGCGTGTGCACAGGCAACAGAGGGATACGACTCCAAGCTTGGCAACGAATTCACGCGAACAATGTGCAAGCAGGCGTTTGAGGTCCTGTACGACGCAATAATGAACGACAAGCCGGAAAACTATCCATACGGCTCTATGCTCTCAGGAATAGGATTTGGCAACTGCTCCACAACTTTGGGCCATGCGTTATCATACGTGTTCTCAAATGAGGGAGTAGCACATGGATACTCACTGTCATCGTGTACTACAGTAGCACACAAATTCAACAAGTCAATCTTTTACGAGCAGTTCAAAGAAGTGATTGAAAAACTAAAGTTCGACAGAATGACCCTAAAGGCACCGTTGGACCAAGCGGCAGATGTGGTAATGACGGACAAGGGCCACCTAGACCCAAACCCGCGACCAGTAACAAAGCAAGACGTCATCCAGTGTCTCCAAGACATTATCGACGGCAAGCTGTAAGTGCGCACATTCAATCACGGTTCTAGTGTTGCCAGTTTTGGTTGCCAGATAACAGTACCGTCAATGCAGGACAGTTTTGGCATTGCTCAAGTCCTAAACTTAAATATCACATAATGTGACCACAACAAAGATGCTAAAGTTTGGAATCCAAAACGGCCTAAACGTTGCACGCGCCGGATTTAGCGAAGATCAAATTCTGACTGCGTGTATTCTCGCAGACAGAACAGGTTATGATTCAATTTGGTATATGGACCACTCCAATGTACCACAGTGGTCAAAGGCCACGGTACTGGATCCATGGGTCATGCTTTCGGCAATAGCTGCTACAACGCAGAAGGTCGAGCTTGGAACATGCGTCACAGATGCAATCAGAAGACACCCATCAAACATAGCACTTGCGGCAATCACGCTTGACAGAATATCAAAGGGAAGAGGTACGCTTGGAATCGGAGCAGGCGAGGCACAAAATCTCAAAGAGTTCAACATACCATTTGAAAATCCAGTAAGCAAGTGGGAAGAGCAACTCCAAGTAATCAGACTCTTGTACGGCTCATCACCTGAGCACAGGGTCGACTTTAACGGAAAATACTATCAATTATCACAAGCATGTCTTCAAGCAAAACCAATTCGAAAGCCATACCCGCCAATATACATGGCAGCAGGTGGACAACGCACACTCAAAATGACTGGCAAGTACGGCGACGGCTGGCTCCCAATAGGATACACACCGGAATTATTCGAAGACCACGCAAAGACAATCAAGGACGCGATGAAAGAGGAAGGTAGATCAAAAGAAGAGCAGGAAAACTTCCAGTACGCATTAGACATCGACGTATACTTTTCAGAGGATGCAGAAGAATCATGGGCAAAGATGAAAGAGGCAGTCAAGGTAAGCCTGTTCAAGCCGGAAGTATTGCGCGTTCACAACTTAAAGCAGGTAGAAGGATTCGATTTCAAGAAATACTTTACAGAATATTCCATGTCAAACCAAGACTGGATTGTAAAGATGAGGGAGGGTGCAACCACCATCCCAGACTCCGTTGCCCGCTCATCAGTTGCGGTAGGAACACCGGACGACGTAATACCAGTATTTGAGAGATTTGCAAAGGCCGGAGTTAACCACTTTGTGATCAGATTCTGGGGTTCAAACTACTTTGGCTCCATTGACAAATTTGCCTCAAAGGTAATGCCGCACCTCAAGGAAAAACACAAGTAATCACCAATACATGGTAACAATCGAAGAGGCAGAGGCGTTTGCACGGGCAAAAAACGCAGACATTGCATTTTGCAGAGGCATAGTGTTTAGGTTAAAGTCCATCGGGATAAGCGACGAGCAGGTATTGTGCTCGGTGTTCCCATGCTACACCAAATCAAGCTTTGACGAGGTATTCTCAAGATTCGGCCGCGAGATTGCCACAATCGTGGCATCGGTGTCGCGTGACCACACCCTGCCAAGGCAAAAACAGGAGGAGCAGTACGTAAAGCAGATTCATGACATGCCGTGGGAATCGGTGCTCATAAAGCTGTGCGAGATATCGGCAAACCTCAAGATCATAAAGGAATCAGAGATCTCAAAGACGAAAAGGAGCAAGATGCTCAAGCAGAACACTCACTATCTTAACGTGCTAAAGAAAAAGATTTCAGAAAACAGGGACCGGACGCCTGGAATTGAGAAGCTTCTAGATGGTGTCAACGAGACACTGTCACACTACAGACAGAGGCCAATCGACTTTGCATAGGATCTAATTCAAAAATTCAAACTCGCAGATCAGATTTTATTTGCAGGTCTACCTTAAATTATCACACAGTCAACACACAGCATGAAAGGCGACGTACTGCTTCAAAATATCCAAGTGACCGGCTTTATTCCTGCCACTGCGGGAAAGAACGTAAAGGACGGAAAGAGGAAGATAAAGGAGGCAGTAGAAACAAAGCTTGGTAAAAACATCGACAACGTAAGAAAGC
Above is a window of Candidatus Nitrosotenuis cloacae DNA encoding:
- a CDS encoding LLM class flavin-dependent oxidoreductase — encoded protein: MLKFGIQNGLNVARAGFSEDQILTACILADRTGYDSIWYMDHSNVPQWSKATVLDPWVMLSAIAATTQKVELGTCVTDAIRRHPSNIALAAITLDRISKGRGTLGIGAGEAQNLKEFNIPFENPVSKWEEQLQVIRLLYGSSPEHRVDFNGKYYQLSQACLQAKPIRKPYPPIYMAAGGQRTLKMTGKYGDGWLPIGYTPELFEDHAKTIKDAMKEEGRSKEEQENFQYALDIDVYFSEDAEESWAKMKEAVKVSLFKPEVLRVHNLKQVEGFDFKKYFTEYSMSNQDWIVKMREGATTIPDSVARSSVAVGTPDDVIPVFERFAKAGVNHFVIRFWGSNYFGSIDKFASKVMPHLKEKHK
- a CDS encoding arginase family protein is translated as MAIGIPDESGSHSTWLGTAKAPDAIRKVSNARDVYIEKNFQCPALPAKGLPEIRVHDYGNIKKRQIPQVFEKILAFPKIPISIGGDHSNTTPILKALSKKYGKISLVYFDAHPDFVSHTRNYYGSVITDSLDYIDVKSSLQIGIRSPEAEELVNLKKHGLRAISPLDVVENGIREVSKIIKDTTKGNVYVSFDMDCLDPAYAPGVSVPVPIGLESQDCTYLLKGIASRGLIGMDIMEVCPAHDLNDVTSHLASRIIGEVVSSCKV
- a CDS encoding iron-containing alcohol dehydrogenase, which produces MHTVKIPKIINFGKDALSQAEYPRNALVITTAPPPISQKWLGKMGIKDYMLYDKVEPEPSIETVQAVISEFKPKNPSCVIGLGGGSSLDVAKYSAAEMKLEKILIPTTFGTGAEMTTYCVLKFDGKKKLLREDRFLADKAVVDAYFMEGTPEQIVKNSVCDACAQATEGYDSKLGNEFTRTMCKQAFEVLYDAIMNDKPENYPYGSMLSGIGFGNCSTTLGHALSYVFSNEGVAHGYSLSSCTTVAHKFNKSIFYEQFKEVIEKLKFDRMTLKAPLDQAADVVMTDKGHLDPNPRPVTKQDVIQCLQDIIDGKL